In a single window of the Melioribacteraceae bacterium genome:
- the aroF gene encoding 3-deoxy-7-phosphoheptulonate synthase, with amino-acid sequence MVVILESNATDIQIDNVVKHLEDFGFQVHRSSGVERTILGAIGVQPDFDTRKIKILDAVADVYRVTTPYKLASRSFHAGDSIIKIKDVEIGGENIALMAGPCSVESEEQIFRLAEVVAKSGAKILRGGAFKPRTSPYSFQGMGEEGLKIMRQAADQFGLLVITEVMQIEQIDLIYKYADIYQVGARNMQNFALIKELGRNDKPIMLKRGIAATIEEWLMSAEYIMANGNKGVIFCERGIRTFETYTRNTFDISAIPVIHKKSHLPIIADPSHATGYRDQVPPMARAAVAAGADGIMIEIHHDPDKAFSDGPQALIPDVYLKLVEELRVIAKAIGRTI; translated from the coding sequence TTGGTAGTTATTCTTGAAAGTAATGCTACAGATATTCAAATAGATAATGTAGTTAAACATTTAGAAGATTTCGGATTTCAAGTGCATCGATCATCTGGTGTTGAAAGAACAATATTGGGCGCTATTGGAGTTCAGCCCGATTTTGATACGCGCAAAATTAAAATACTTGACGCGGTTGCCGACGTATATCGTGTTACAACTCCATATAAATTGGCGAGCAGAAGTTTTCATGCCGGTGATTCCATAATAAAAATTAAAGATGTAGAAATAGGTGGTGAAAATATTGCTTTAATGGCGGGACCCTGCTCAGTTGAAAGTGAAGAGCAAATTTTTAGATTAGCCGAGGTAGTGGCAAAATCGGGTGCCAAAATTTTACGAGGCGGAGCTTTCAAACCACGCACTTCCCCCTACTCATTCCAGGGGATGGGTGAAGAAGGTTTAAAAATAATGAGACAAGCCGCTGACCAATTTGGACTTCTTGTAATTACAGAAGTAATGCAGATTGAACAAATTGATTTGATTTACAAATATGCCGATATATATCAAGTTGGTGCTCGTAACATGCAAAACTTCGCGTTGATTAAAGAGCTGGGTAGAAATGATAAACCAATTATGCTCAAAAGAGGAATTGCCGCAACTATTGAAGAATGGTTGATGTCTGCCGAATATATTATGGCGAACGGCAATAAAGGTGTAATTTTCTGCGAAAGAGGTATTCGTACATTTGAAACCTACACCCGCAATACTTTTGATATCTCGGCAATTCCGGTAATTCATAAAAAAAGTCATTTGCCAATTATAGCCGATCCTTCCCACGCAACCGGATATCGGGATCAGGTTCCACCAATGGCTCGTGCTGCTGTTGCCGCTGGCGCAGATGGTATAATGATTGAGATTCATCATGACCCGGATAAAGCATTTTCTGATGGCCCGCAAGCGCTAATCCCCGATGTTTACTTAAAACTAGTTGAAGAATTAAGAGTTATAGCAAAGGCAATCGGCAGAACAATTTGA
- a CDS encoding DUF1684 domain-containing protein translates to MKVNLNNLMKEFENRKSFWIGSIVGVIIIVIIAVLIYSAANNKYSAEQLEYIKKVEESRASKNDWMKNDPASPFNAKGKVEFHNLQYFPVEPEWVFESNLNEFEQKDEIFIYGTKGEIRKTIRYGYITFSKNEIVYKLNVYQSQTPSGKKYYSIWFTDKTTNNESYGVGRYIDFEINEDPNHIYTIDFNLAYNPYCAYSPDYSCAMPTKEDYLPLEIKAGEKKFHD, encoded by the coding sequence ATGAAAGTAAATCTTAACAATTTGATGAAGGAGTTTGAGAACCGAAAAAGTTTTTGGATCGGTTCCATAGTTGGAGTTATCATTATTGTAATAATAGCAGTATTAATTTATAGTGCTGCTAATAACAAATACTCAGCCGAACAACTTGAATACATAAAAAAAGTAGAAGAATCGCGTGCATCAAAGAATGATTGGATGAAAAATGACCCGGCTTCCCCATTCAACGCTAAAGGGAAAGTCGAATTTCATAATCTTCAATATTTTCCCGTTGAACCGGAATGGGTATTTGAAAGCAATTTAAATGAGTTTGAACAAAAGGATGAAATATTTATTTATGGTACAAAAGGTGAAATTAGAAAAACTATAAGGTATGGTTATATTACATTCAGTAAAAATGAAATTGTTTATAAATTAAATGTTTATCAAAGCCAAACACCAAGTGGTAAAAAATATTATTCAATTTGGTTTACTGATAAAACAACAAACAATGAAAGTTACGGAGTTGGAAGATATATCGACTTTGAGATAAATGAGGATCCAAATCATATTTATACCATAGATTTTAATTTGGCATATAATCCATATTGTGCGTACAGTCCAGATTATTCATGCGCAATGCCTACAAAAGAAGATTATCTTCCTCTGGAAATTAAAGCGGGCGAAAAAAAATTTCATGATTAA
- a CDS encoding SDR family oxidoreductase, whose protein sequence is MDLNLEGKTVLVTASSSGIGRATAEMFIKEGCKVAICSSNKDNLIKTVNEIKEQYNIDPFWGVCDINKITDVENYYKIVKNEFGDIDILVNNCGGPKAGYFEDLSDETWQSAFEQVLMSAIRFTRLVLPAMKEKKWGRIINITSLAVKQPVDNLILSNSLRNGLTAFSKTLSSQVGKYNITINSVAPGYTLTARLYELAVARAKASGESHEHVLASMAADVPMKRLARPDEVASLIAFLASDHAGYITGSTIAVDGGVIKSTY, encoded by the coding sequence ATGGATCTAAATTTAGAGGGTAAAACAGTTCTTGTAACTGCGTCAAGTTCGGGAATTGGGAGAGCTACAGCAGAGATGTTTATCAAAGAAGGCTGTAAAGTTGCTATCTGCTCATCTAATAAGGATAATCTCATAAAAACTGTTAATGAAATTAAGGAGCAGTATAATATTGATCCATTTTGGGGAGTGTGCGATATCAATAAAATTACCGATGTTGAAAACTATTATAAAATAGTAAAAAATGAATTTGGCGATATTGATATTTTAGTTAATAATTGCGGCGGACCAAAAGCAGGGTACTTTGAAGATTTAAGTGATGAAACTTGGCAATCAGCATTTGAACAAGTATTGATGAGCGCAATTAGATTCACCCGGTTGGTTCTTCCTGCAATGAAAGAAAAAAAATGGGGAAGAATAATTAACATTACCTCATTGGCAGTTAAACAGCCGGTAGATAATTTAATATTATCAAATTCATTGAGAAATGGTTTAACTGCGTTTTCAAAGACTTTAAGTTCGCAAGTTGGGAAATATAACATCACGATAAATAGTGTAGCTCCGGGATATACATTAACAGCAAGATTGTATGAACTCGCAGTCGCGAGGGCTAAGGCAAGCGGTGAATCTCATGAACATGTACTCGCTTCAATGGCGGCAGATGTTCCAATGAAACGACTTGCCAGACCGGATGAAGTCGCCTCCTTAATTGCTTTCCTCGCCTCAGATCACGCGGGTTATATTACAGGATCGACTATTGCAGTAGATGGCGGCGTAATTAAATCAACGTATTAG
- a CDS encoding acetate kinase, which yields MKVLVLNCGSSSIKYQFIDTSEKIALAKGQVERIGMSSAVLTHQPHQKEKIKIVGEILDHTIAIEYVIAVLLSPNHGVIKDKKEIDAVGHRVVHGGETFSGSVLITDQVMKALKDNIELAPLHNPPNIKGIQATKQHLTNTPQVGVFDTSFHIKMPPRAFLYGIPFELYKKYKIRRYGFHGTSHRFVSERAAAMLGKPIEELKIITAHLGNGCSMAAIDGGRSVDTTMGFTPLEGLLMGTRSGDIDTSVILYIMAKEELNLSEANTLLNKHSGLIGISGESSDMREIENAVADGNKKAKNAFDVFNYRIKKYVGAYAAAMGGLDALVFTGGIGENSDLVRNEVCDNMKFLGIELDTELNKNPKGEADLSTPTSKVRILRIPTNEELVIALDTEQIVNEQLNQK from the coding sequence ATGAAAGTTCTTGTATTAAATTGCGGAAGTTCATCGATAAAATATCAATTTATTGATACTTCCGAAAAAATTGCTTTGGCAAAAGGACAAGTTGAGCGGATTGGGATGTCGAGCGCCGTACTTACTCATCAACCTCATCAAAAAGAAAAAATTAAAATTGTCGGTGAAATTTTAGATCATACTATTGCTATTGAATATGTTATCGCGGTTTTGCTGAGCCCTAATCATGGTGTAATCAAAGATAAAAAAGAAATTGATGCGGTTGGACACAGAGTTGTGCATGGCGGTGAAACTTTCTCCGGTTCAGTGTTAATTACTGATCAAGTGATGAAAGCTTTAAAAGATAATATTGAATTGGCTCCTCTCCATAATCCGCCGAATATTAAAGGTATTCAGGCAACTAAACAGCATTTAACTAATACTCCTCAAGTTGGAGTGTTTGATACTTCATTTCATATTAAGATGCCGCCGCGTGCATTTCTTTATGGAATACCTTTTGAATTATATAAGAAATATAAAATCAGAAGATATGGATTTCATGGAACCTCACATAGATTTGTATCGGAGAGAGCCGCGGCTATGCTCGGCAAGCCTATTGAAGAATTAAAAATAATTACTGCACATTTGGGTAATGGATGTTCCATGGCTGCTATTGACGGAGGAAGATCCGTTGATACTACTATGGGATTTACTCCGCTCGAAGGTTTGTTAATGGGCACAAGAAGTGGTGATATCGATACTTCTGTAATATTATATATTATGGCTAAAGAGGAACTCAATCTATCGGAAGCTAATACATTATTAAATAAACATAGCGGCTTAATTGGCATTAGCGGTGAAAGCAGTGATATGCGCGAAATCGAAAATGCAGTTGCCGATGGAAATAAAAAAGCAAAAAATGCCTTTGATGTTTTCAATTATAGAATTAAAAAATATGTTGGTGCTTATGCAGCTGCTATGGGTGGATTGGATGCGCTAGTATTCACCGGTGGAATTGGTGAAAACTCCGACTTGGTTCGAAATGAGGTTTGCGATAATATGAAGTTTTTGGGAATTGAGCTTGATACCGAATTGAATAAAAATCCAAAGGGAGAAGCTGATCTTTCTACTCCAACTTCAAAAGTGAGGATTCTTAGGATTCCAACTAACGAAGAGCTTGTAATAGCGCTCGACACAGAACAAATTGTAAATGAACAACTAAATCAAAAATAA
- a CDS encoding prephenate dehydrogenase/arogenate dehydrogenase family protein has protein sequence MSIKKISIIGLGLLGGSIAKALKNSNADFHISAFDKPQTLEHAIREKVIDHELKIIDDALDADVIFICLPVNYSIEIFEKLADKLKPNQILTDVCSVKNPLYDIWNKKQRTGFYIGGHPMTGKEKGGYENSDPLLFENCVYILTDNAKQLPVIDSFTQLIHLLGAKITYLNPKVHDIIVASVSHLPQIVSVSLINSASLKDSDLNFFDYAAGGFRDMTRIAASDFRIWEPIIRNNGANIVQAIDNFILDLEKMKRAIAKEEYEKIADKFEIARVKRDEIPKSNKGFINQIFDLFVFVKDQPGVLSKITTALFEGNINIKDIELLKIRVGTGGTFRLAFESESDVELAREIIIKAGFSIYN, from the coding sequence ATGAGTATTAAAAAGATTTCGATAATTGGATTAGGTTTGTTAGGCGGGTCAATCGCAAAAGCTCTGAAAAATTCGAATGCGGATTTTCATATCTCCGCATTCGATAAACCGCAAACTTTAGAACATGCTATTAGAGAAAAAGTAATTGACCATGAATTAAAAATTATTGATGACGCGCTTGATGCTGATGTTATCTTTATATGTCTGCCTGTTAATTACTCGATAGAAATATTTGAAAAACTCGCCGACAAATTAAAGCCCAATCAAATATTGACTGATGTTTGCAGTGTAAAAAATCCTTTATACGATATTTGGAATAAGAAACAGCGAACGGGATTTTACATTGGCGGGCATCCAATGACGGGGAAAGAAAAAGGAGGTTATGAAAATTCTGATCCTCTTCTATTTGAAAATTGCGTTTACATACTTACCGATAACGCAAAACAACTTCCTGTTATTGATAGTTTTACTCAATTAATCCATTTACTCGGTGCAAAAATTACATACCTCAATCCAAAAGTACACGATATTATTGTTGCCTCGGTGAGTCATTTACCTCAGATTGTTTCAGTGTCATTGATCAATTCGGCAAGTTTAAAAGATAGTGATCTTAATTTTTTTGATTACGCCGCCGGTGGTTTTAGAGATATGACCAGAATTGCGGCAAGTGATTTTAGAATTTGGGAACCTATCATAAGGAATAACGGAGCTAATATTGTTCAAGCGATAGATAATTTCATTTTGGATTTAGAGAAGATGAAGAGGGCAATCGCTAAAGAGGAATATGAGAAGATTGCCGATAAATTTGAGATTGCCAGAGTAAAAAGAGATGAAATTCCAAAATCGAACAAAGGTTTTATAAATCAAATTTTTGATTTATTTGTATTCGTTAAAGATCAGCCCGGCGTGCTGAGCAAAATTACAACAGCCCTCTTTGAAGGCAATATCAATATAAAAGATATTGAGCTTTTAAAGATTAGAGTAGGTACCGGGGGGACTTTTAGACTCGCGTTCGAATCTGAAAGTGATGTTGAACTGGCGAGGGAAATTATTATTAAAGCGGGTTTTTCAATTTACAATTAG
- a CDS encoding FAD-dependent oxidoreductase, with product MKFEIEIAVPPEFVNDSEYQRSIVSSRLKIDKADITALRILKRSVDARSKNPVFRLQTFAYINESPQEDFQQIDFQKVDENKRVVIIGSGPGGLFAALRLIELGIKPIILERGKDVQTRRRDLKAIQQVGTVDPNSNYCFGEGGAGTYSDGKLYTRSTKRGDVNRILNLLVQQGAHQEILIDAHPHIGSNKLPKIVANIRETILKYGGEIIFGAKVTDLIVENYETRGVIYNDEVEVLGKAVILATGHSARDIYYLLHQKNIKLESKPFAMGVRIEHPQSLIDEIQYHSKNRNPNLPASSYNLACQVDDHGVYSFCMCPGGIIIPASTSQEELVLNGMSVSRRDSPFANSGFVVSIDEKDWKHKNEFGVFAGLEYQKEIENMAWVAGGRTQRAPAQRITDFVNNKLSSTLPNSSYIPGTISSPLHEIMPNNIVNGLQKALVQFDKKMKGYFTEEAQILAAETRTSSPIKIPRDKETYMHVECGGLFPCGEGAGYAGGIVSAAIDGEKCAEGVSKFINIKYGSAAK from the coding sequence ATGAAATTTGAAATTGAAATAGCTGTTCCACCAGAATTTGTTAATGATTCCGAATATCAGAGATCAATCGTATCTTCAAGATTAAAAATTGACAAAGCGGATATAACCGCACTGAGAATATTAAAAAGATCGGTTGACGCAAGAAGTAAAAATCCAGTATTCAGACTTCAAACATTCGCATATATAAATGAATCTCCGCAAGAAGACTTTCAGCAAATTGATTTTCAAAAAGTTGATGAAAATAAACGAGTAGTAATAATTGGCTCGGGACCCGGCGGATTATTTGCCGCATTAAGATTGATCGAACTTGGCATCAAACCAATAATTTTAGAACGGGGTAAGGATGTACAAACAAGGCGAAGAGATTTAAAAGCGATACAGCAAGTTGGAACTGTTGACCCAAATTCAAATTATTGTTTTGGTGAAGGGGGAGCCGGTACTTATAGCGATGGAAAACTTTATACCCGCTCAACAAAAAGAGGAGATGTAAATAGAATATTAAATTTACTCGTGCAGCAGGGCGCTCATCAAGAAATTTTAATTGATGCCCATCCTCATATCGGTTCAAATAAATTGCCTAAAATAGTCGCAAACATTCGAGAAACTATTTTAAAATATGGCGGGGAAATTATTTTTGGAGCTAAAGTAACTGATTTGATTGTGGAGAATTATGAGACCAGAGGAGTAATCTATAACGATGAAGTTGAGGTACTTGGCAAAGCTGTAATTTTAGCAACCGGTCATTCTGCCCGAGATATTTATTATCTCCTTCATCAAAAAAATATAAAGCTCGAATCAAAACCTTTTGCGATGGGCGTACGTATTGAGCATCCTCAATCTTTAATTGATGAAATTCAGTATCATTCGAAAAATAGAAATCCAAATTTACCCGCTTCGAGTTACAATTTAGCTTGTCAAGTTGATGATCATGGAGTTTACTCATTCTGCATGTGTCCGGGGGGAATTATTATCCCGGCATCAACTTCTCAAGAAGAATTAGTACTAAATGGAATGAGTGTTTCGCGACGTGATTCACCATTTGCGAATTCTGGATTTGTTGTTTCGATTGATGAAAAGGATTGGAAACATAAAAATGAATTTGGAGTTTTTGCCGGATTGGAATATCAAAAAGAAATTGAAAATATGGCATGGGTTGCCGGCGGAAGAACTCAGCGCGCGCCAGCTCAGAGAATCACAGATTTTGTAAATAATAAATTATCGAGCACTCTTCCTAATTCATCATATATACCGGGAACAATAAGTTCACCGTTACACGAAATTATGCCTAATAATATTGTAAATGGCTTACAAAAAGCATTGGTTCAATTTGATAAAAAAATGAAAGGATATTTTACTGAAGAAGCGCAAATTTTAGCGGCAGAAACTAGAACAAGCTCACCAATAAAAATCCCCCGAGATAAAGAAACTTATATGCATGTTGAATGCGGCGGATTATTCCCATGCGGAGAGGGTGCCGGTTATGCCGGTGGAATTGTCTCTGCGGCCATTGACGGAGAAAAATGCGCTGAGGGAGTTAGCAAGTTTATTAATATAAAATATGGGAGCGCAGCAAAATGA